In the genome of Burkholderiales bacterium, one region contains:
- a CDS encoding GGDEF domain-containing protein: MTSDRNPTAAAVAAPVAVELALEKSQDVKAKVEACADDLASANDIVKKKIAEGATTLSAHTALANSERVESKVHECADDLHEVNETLTQGIDDLKQIETDLIKSRNALADTEAALATAQEEEKKARLRALHDYTTGLPNRDLFDDRLAHAISLAERHHWTLAVMFLDLDRFKNINDTHGHAVGDSVLKEVAKRLLQHSRDEDTVCRNGGDEFLYLLMNPQGSENIERLADGVLKNIAQPIDVGDLHLVIKPSIGIAVYPDNGPTGEQLIRNADTAMYRAKNSMSGCVFFNARNGKEVA; this comes from the coding sequence ATGACGTCAGATCGAAATCCCACTGCGGCAGCCGTCGCCGCGCCAGTTGCAGTGGAACTGGCTTTGGAGAAAAGCCAGGATGTGAAAGCAAAGGTGGAGGCGTGCGCGGATGACCTTGCCTCCGCCAATGACATCGTGAAGAAAAAGATAGCCGAAGGTGCGACCACGCTGTCGGCGCATACGGCGCTGGCGAACAGTGAAAGAGTAGAAAGCAAAGTCCACGAATGCGCCGACGACCTCCATGAAGTCAACGAAACCTTGACCCAAGGGATCGACGATCTGAAACAGATCGAGACCGATTTAATTAAGTCCCGAAACGCCTTGGCAGATACTGAAGCTGCTTTGGCGACGGCGCAGGAAGAGGAGAAAAAAGCACGGCTGCGGGCGTTGCATGACTACACGACGGGTCTGCCAAACCGCGACCTATTCGATGACCGGCTGGCGCATGCAATTTCCCTGGCCGAGCGCCACCATTGGACCCTTGCGGTGATGTTCCTTGACCTGGATCGCTTCAAGAATATCAATGACACGCATGGGCACGCCGTGGGCGACTCGGTATTGAAGGAGGTAGCAAAACGTCTGTTACAACACTCTCGCGACGAGGACACGGTGTGCCGCAATGGTGGTGATGAATTCCTGTACTTATTGATGAATCCGCAAGGCAGCGAGAATATCGAGAGACTTGCCGACGGCGTCTTGAAGAATATTGCTCAGCCTATCGACGTCGGTGACCTACACCTTGTTATCAAGCCGAGCATTGGCATCGCCGTTTATCCGGACAACGGCCCTACCGGAGAACAATTGATAAGAAATGCTGACACCGCTATGTATCGGGCTAAAAACAGCATGAGTGGCTGTGTGTTTTTTAACGCGAGAAACGGGAAAGAGGTAGCCTGA
- the phaC gene encoding class I poly(R)-hydroxyalkanoic acid synthase codes for MLSENTNAHYSKFFAFNQRLIEQSIGQQSGPGANRLPEIVTTLTQAYAQNPHQWAEIHADYLRKQGQLWRGFTQVKAGEEVPAIITPAPGDRRFHDPAWRTLPFFDFLKQSFLLAADLLNRLVDSAELADDEKNRLAFHVQHYLDALAPSNFLATNPEALRLAFQTDGESLRLGMENFARDLERGRISMSDESGFAVGKNLAMTPGAVVFENEYMQLIQYAPSTKQVYQRPLLIVPPFINKFYILDLQPENSFVRYAVEQGHQVFLISWRNVGPELGVATWDDYIEHALMKAMAVIRELRGADKLNALGFCVGGTLLASVLAVQHAKKRNPVASLTLLTTMLDFSDTGRISAYIDDDYVNNCETRHGRGEVMSGADLAHCFASLRANELIWFYVVNNYLKGQTPRAFDLLYWNADSSNLPGVLYAYYIKNMYSENNLKTAGRLTMCGVPVDLGKIAAPTFLLASREDHIVPWHSAYASTHLLSGQLEFVLAASGHIAGVINAPSKGKRNYWTNRTLPDDPEAWLSGAQSVPGSWWAHWAAWLARHAGKKVRASTELGDASYRPIEAAPGRYVSENSRQ; via the coding sequence ATGCTTTCGGAAAACACCAACGCTCATTACAGCAAGTTTTTTGCGTTTAACCAGCGCTTGATCGAACAATCGATAGGACAACAGAGCGGTCCCGGCGCGAATCGTCTACCTGAAATCGTCACGACGCTGACGCAAGCCTACGCGCAAAACCCGCATCAGTGGGCTGAAATTCACGCGGATTATCTGCGCAAACAGGGGCAATTGTGGCGCGGCTTTACGCAAGTCAAAGCGGGCGAAGAAGTGCCAGCCATCATTACGCCCGCTCCCGGGGACCGTAGATTTCATGACCCCGCCTGGCGCACGCTACCATTCTTCGATTTTTTGAAGCAATCGTTCTTGCTGGCGGCCGATCTGCTGAACCGGCTGGTCGATTCAGCCGAGCTTGCTGACGACGAGAAAAATCGCCTGGCGTTTCACGTCCAGCATTATCTCGATGCGCTCGCGCCAAGTAATTTCCTCGCCACCAATCCGGAAGCCTTGCGACTCGCGTTCCAAACGGATGGCGAAAGCCTGCGACTCGGCATGGAAAATTTCGCGCGCGATCTCGAGCGCGGCCGTATTTCGATGTCGGACGAAAGCGGTTTCGCGGTCGGCAAGAATTTGGCGATGACGCCTGGCGCCGTGGTCTTCGAAAACGAATACATGCAGCTGATCCAGTACGCGCCGTCGACCAAACAGGTTTATCAGCGGCCGCTCCTGATCGTGCCGCCGTTTATTAACAAGTTCTACATCCTCGATCTGCAGCCAGAGAATTCCTTTGTGAGATACGCCGTAGAACAGGGACATCAGGTGTTCTTGATTTCGTGGCGCAACGTCGGGCCTGAGCTCGGGGTCGCGACTTGGGACGACTATATTGAACACGCGCTGATGAAGGCGATGGCGGTGATACGCGAACTTCGGGGTGCTGACAAATTGAACGCGCTAGGCTTTTGCGTCGGCGGCACGCTACTCGCCAGTGTGCTTGCCGTGCAGCATGCAAAAAAACGCAATCCGGTCGCCAGCCTGACGCTGCTGACCACAATGCTCGATTTTTCCGACACCGGCAGAATCAGCGCGTACATCGATGACGACTACGTGAATAATTGCGAGACGCGGCACGGCCGCGGTGAAGTCATGTCGGGCGCAGATCTCGCGCATTGTTTTGCGAGCCTGCGCGCCAATGAGCTGATCTGGTTTTATGTCGTCAACAATTATTTGAAAGGGCAGACGCCGCGCGCATTCGATCTTCTGTATTGGAACGCTGATAGCTCCAACCTGCCCGGCGTTTTGTATGCCTATTACATAAAAAACATGTACAGCGAGAACAATCTCAAGACCGCTGGCCGGCTGACAATGTGCGGTGTTCCCGTCGATCTCGGCAAGATTGCAGCACCGACGTTTCTGCTTGCATCACGCGAAGATCACATCGTGCCTTGGCATTCGGCTTACGCGAGCACGCACTTGTTGTCGGGTCAACTCGAATTCGTTCTCGCCGCCAGCGGCCATATTGCCGGCGTCATCAATGCACCGAGCAAGGGCAAGCGTAACTACTGGACCAACCGGACACTGCCCGATGATCCCGAAGCGTGGTTGAGCGGCGCGCAATCGGTGCCCGGTAGTTGGTGGGCGCATTGGGCGGCATGGCTCGCCCGGCACGCCGGCAAGAAAGTACGCGCCAGCACGGAGCTGGGCGATGCGAGCTATCGGCCTATCGAAGCTGCGCCCGGACGATATGTCAGCGAAAATAGCAGGCAGTAG